In the genome of Raphanus sativus cultivar WK10039 chromosome 4, ASM80110v3, whole genome shotgun sequence, one region contains:
- the LOC108853963 gene encoding homeobox-leucine zipper protein HDG5 isoform X1, whose translation MLNMGEENVMTTDHRFASPQPPSSSPATIQSPNFNFNPFNSFPSIIPKEEHGMMSMSMLMMMGDGGVEEMMENGSAGGSFGSGSEQAEDPKSGNEFDVAELQDEEQPPPAKKKRYHRHTNRQIEEMEALFKQNPHPDDKQRQRLSHELGLKPRQVKFWFQNRRTQMKAQQDRAENVMLRADNDNLKAENSHLQAELRCLSCPSCGGPTVLGDIPFNELHIENCRLREELDRLCSIASRYTGRPMQSSQPLINPPPEVQHHQPSLELDMSVYTGNFQENPCSDMMLLPPQDTACYLPVQTNNNSNGYNMLLADEEKVIAMEIAVSCVQELTKMCNTEEPLWIKKKSDKMGGEVLCLNEEEYRRLFPWPNNKGDFRREASKANAVVIMNSITLVDAFLNADKWSEMFCSVVARAKTVQIISSGVSGASGSLLLMYAELQVLSPLVPTREAYFLRYVEQNAENGNWAIVDFPIDSFHDQIQPLSANTLHEYKRKPSGCIIQDMPNGYSQVKWVEHVEVNERHVHEIFSEYVKSGMAFGATRWLDVLERQCERMASLMARNITDLGVIRSAEGRRNMMRLSQRMLKTFCVNISTSNGQSWTALSETTKDTVRITTRKACEPGQPTGVVLAAVSTTWLPFSHVKVFDLLRHQHHHSLLEVLFNGSSPHEVAHIANGSQPGNCISLLRISVSSNSWHNVELMLQESCIDNSGSLIVYSSVDVDSIQHAMNGEDPSGIPLLPLGFSIIPVNYPDQVEGISVNSHPLPSCLLTVGIQVLASNVPTAKPNLSTVTTINNHLCSIVNQITSVLSSTVAPLIESSSAGDDALANKQGI comes from the exons ATGTTGAATATGGGAGAAGAAAATGTAATGACCACAGACCACAGATTTGCTTCGCCTCAGccgccttcttcttctccggcaACAATCCAAAGCCCTAATTTTAATTTCAACCCTTTCAACTCATTTCCCTCCATTATTCCG AAGGAGGAGCATGGGATGATGAGCATGAGCATGCTGATGATGATGGGAGATGGAGGAGTAGAAGAAATGATGGAAAACGGGTCGGCCGGTGGGTCATTCGGGTCGGGTAGTGAACAAGCAGAAGATCCAAAGTCCGGAAACGAGTTTGATGTTGCTGAACTTCAAGACGAGGAACAACCTCCTCCTGCTAAGAAGAAACGTTACCACAGGCATACTAATCGTCAGATCGAAGAAATGGAAGC ATTGTTTAAACAAAACCCACATCCAGACGACAAACAAAGGCAGAGATTAAGTCATGAACTAGGACTCAAGCCTCGACAAGTCAAGTTTTGGTTTCAAAATAGGCGTACTCAAATGAAG GCACAACAAGACAGAGCTGAGAATGTGATGTTAAGGGCAGACAACGATAACCTTAAGGCAGAGAATTCTCATCTTCAGGCGGAGCTACGGTGCCTTTCGTGTCCTTCTTGCGGTGGCCCCACCGTACTCGGTGACATTCCTTTCAACGAACTCCATATTGAGAATTGTCGCCTTCGTGAAGAG CTTGATCGTCTATGCTCCATAGCTTCAAGATACACTGGCCGTCCGATGCAGTCATCTCAGCCGTTGATCAATCCTCCTCCAGAGGTTCAACATCACCAACCTTCACTGGAGCTTGACATGAGCGTATACACAGGGAACTTTCAAGAAAATCCTTGTTCAGACATGATGTTGCTTCCTCCACAAGACACTGCTTGTTACCTCCCAGTTCAAACTAATAACAACAGCAACGGCTACAACATGTTACTTGCGGATGAAGAAAAGGTTATCGCAATGGAGATTGCTGTCTCTTGTGTCCAAGAACTTACTAAAATGTGTAACACAGAAGAGCCTTTGTGGATTAAGAAAAAATCCGACAAGATGGGTGGCGAGGTATTGTGTCTGAACGAGGAAGAGTACAGAAGGTTGTTCCCATGGCCAAACAACAAAGGAGATTTTCGTAGAGAAGCCTCAAAGGCAAACGCAGTTGTCATCATGAACAGCATCACGCTTGTTGACGCTTTTCTTAACGCT GATAAGTGGTCGGAGATGTTCTGCTCAGTTGTGGCTAGGGCTAAAACGGTTCAGATCATTTCATCTGGAGTGTCTGGAGCTAGTGGCTCTCTTCTGTTG ATGTATGCAGAGTTACAGGTACTGTCTCCATTGGTTCCAACTCGAGAAGCTTATTTTCTACGGTATGTAGAACAAAACGCGGAAAACGGGAACTGGGCAATCGTAGATTTCCCCATCGATAGCTTCCACGACCAGATCCAGCCATTGAGTGCGAACACTCTTCATGAGTATAAGAGAAAACCTTCAGGGTGCATCATTCAAGACATGCCTAATGGATACTCACAAGTCAAGTGGGTCGAGCACGTGGAAGTAAACGAGAGGCACGTGCACGAGATATTCTCCGAGTATGTGAAAAGCGGAATGGCTTTTGGAGCTACCCGTTGGCTCGACGTGTTGGAGAGACAATGCGAGAGGATGGCAAGCTTAATGGCTAGAAACATAACTGATCTTGGAG TGATTCGATCTGCGGAAGGGAGGAGGAACATGATGAGGTTATCACAGAGGATGTTGAAAACATTCTGTGTGAATATCAGCACTTCGAACGGACAATCCTGGACCGCTCTGTCTGAAACAACCAAGGACACTGTGAGAATCACGACAAGGAAAGCGTGTGAGCCTGGTCAGCCTACAGGAGTTGTTCTTGCTGCTGTCTCAACCACTTGGCTTCCATTCTCCCACGTTAAAGTCTTTGATCTTCTCCGTCATCAACATCACCACTCTCTG tTGGAGGTTTTGTTCAATGGAAGTTCACCCCATGAAGTAGCTCATATCGCCAATGGTTCTCAACCTGGAAACTGCATCTCTCTTCTTCGTATCAGT GTCTCGAGCAACTCATGGCATAACGTGGAGCTGATGCTTCAAGAGAGCTGCATTGATAACTCAGGCAGCTTAATCGTCTACTCCTCCGTCGACGTGGACTCAATCCAGCACGCTATGAACGGCGAAGATCCTTCCGGTATTCCGCTTTTGCCCCTAGGGTTCTCCATCATCCCCGTGAACTATCCCGATCAAGTCGAGGGTATTTCCGTCAACTCCCATCCTCTTCCGTCGTGTCTCCTCACAGTCGGGATTCAGGTCTTGGCTAGCAACGTCCCAACCGCGAAACCAAATCTCTCCACCGTCACAACCATCAACAACCATCTCTGCTCCATCGTCAATCAAATCACTTCTGTCCTTAGCAGCACTGTTGCTCCGTTGATCGAATCTTCTTCGGCCGGAGACGACGCCCTTGCCAACAAACAAGGG
- the LOC108853963 gene encoding homeobox-leucine zipper protein HDG5 isoform X2, which yields MLNMGEENVMTTDHRFASPQPPSSSPATIQSPNFNFNPFNSFPSIIPEEHGMMSMSMLMMMGDGGVEEMMENGSAGGSFGSGSEQAEDPKSGNEFDVAELQDEEQPPPAKKKRYHRHTNRQIEEMEALFKQNPHPDDKQRQRLSHELGLKPRQVKFWFQNRRTQMKAQQDRAENVMLRADNDNLKAENSHLQAELRCLSCPSCGGPTVLGDIPFNELHIENCRLREELDRLCSIASRYTGRPMQSSQPLINPPPEVQHHQPSLELDMSVYTGNFQENPCSDMMLLPPQDTACYLPVQTNNNSNGYNMLLADEEKVIAMEIAVSCVQELTKMCNTEEPLWIKKKSDKMGGEVLCLNEEEYRRLFPWPNNKGDFRREASKANAVVIMNSITLVDAFLNADKWSEMFCSVVARAKTVQIISSGVSGASGSLLLMYAELQVLSPLVPTREAYFLRYVEQNAENGNWAIVDFPIDSFHDQIQPLSANTLHEYKRKPSGCIIQDMPNGYSQVKWVEHVEVNERHVHEIFSEYVKSGMAFGATRWLDVLERQCERMASLMARNITDLGVIRSAEGRRNMMRLSQRMLKTFCVNISTSNGQSWTALSETTKDTVRITTRKACEPGQPTGVVLAAVSTTWLPFSHVKVFDLLRHQHHHSLLEVLFNGSSPHEVAHIANGSQPGNCISLLRISVSSNSWHNVELMLQESCIDNSGSLIVYSSVDVDSIQHAMNGEDPSGIPLLPLGFSIIPVNYPDQVEGISVNSHPLPSCLLTVGIQVLASNVPTAKPNLSTVTTINNHLCSIVNQITSVLSSTVAPLIESSSAGDDALANKQGI from the exons ATGTTGAATATGGGAGAAGAAAATGTAATGACCACAGACCACAGATTTGCTTCGCCTCAGccgccttcttcttctccggcaACAATCCAAAGCCCTAATTTTAATTTCAACCCTTTCAACTCATTTCCCTCCATTATTCCG GAGGAGCATGGGATGATGAGCATGAGCATGCTGATGATGATGGGAGATGGAGGAGTAGAAGAAATGATGGAAAACGGGTCGGCCGGTGGGTCATTCGGGTCGGGTAGTGAACAAGCAGAAGATCCAAAGTCCGGAAACGAGTTTGATGTTGCTGAACTTCAAGACGAGGAACAACCTCCTCCTGCTAAGAAGAAACGTTACCACAGGCATACTAATCGTCAGATCGAAGAAATGGAAGC ATTGTTTAAACAAAACCCACATCCAGACGACAAACAAAGGCAGAGATTAAGTCATGAACTAGGACTCAAGCCTCGACAAGTCAAGTTTTGGTTTCAAAATAGGCGTACTCAAATGAAG GCACAACAAGACAGAGCTGAGAATGTGATGTTAAGGGCAGACAACGATAACCTTAAGGCAGAGAATTCTCATCTTCAGGCGGAGCTACGGTGCCTTTCGTGTCCTTCTTGCGGTGGCCCCACCGTACTCGGTGACATTCCTTTCAACGAACTCCATATTGAGAATTGTCGCCTTCGTGAAGAG CTTGATCGTCTATGCTCCATAGCTTCAAGATACACTGGCCGTCCGATGCAGTCATCTCAGCCGTTGATCAATCCTCCTCCAGAGGTTCAACATCACCAACCTTCACTGGAGCTTGACATGAGCGTATACACAGGGAACTTTCAAGAAAATCCTTGTTCAGACATGATGTTGCTTCCTCCACAAGACACTGCTTGTTACCTCCCAGTTCAAACTAATAACAACAGCAACGGCTACAACATGTTACTTGCGGATGAAGAAAAGGTTATCGCAATGGAGATTGCTGTCTCTTGTGTCCAAGAACTTACTAAAATGTGTAACACAGAAGAGCCTTTGTGGATTAAGAAAAAATCCGACAAGATGGGTGGCGAGGTATTGTGTCTGAACGAGGAAGAGTACAGAAGGTTGTTCCCATGGCCAAACAACAAAGGAGATTTTCGTAGAGAAGCCTCAAAGGCAAACGCAGTTGTCATCATGAACAGCATCACGCTTGTTGACGCTTTTCTTAACGCT GATAAGTGGTCGGAGATGTTCTGCTCAGTTGTGGCTAGGGCTAAAACGGTTCAGATCATTTCATCTGGAGTGTCTGGAGCTAGTGGCTCTCTTCTGTTG ATGTATGCAGAGTTACAGGTACTGTCTCCATTGGTTCCAACTCGAGAAGCTTATTTTCTACGGTATGTAGAACAAAACGCGGAAAACGGGAACTGGGCAATCGTAGATTTCCCCATCGATAGCTTCCACGACCAGATCCAGCCATTGAGTGCGAACACTCTTCATGAGTATAAGAGAAAACCTTCAGGGTGCATCATTCAAGACATGCCTAATGGATACTCACAAGTCAAGTGGGTCGAGCACGTGGAAGTAAACGAGAGGCACGTGCACGAGATATTCTCCGAGTATGTGAAAAGCGGAATGGCTTTTGGAGCTACCCGTTGGCTCGACGTGTTGGAGAGACAATGCGAGAGGATGGCAAGCTTAATGGCTAGAAACATAACTGATCTTGGAG TGATTCGATCTGCGGAAGGGAGGAGGAACATGATGAGGTTATCACAGAGGATGTTGAAAACATTCTGTGTGAATATCAGCACTTCGAACGGACAATCCTGGACCGCTCTGTCTGAAACAACCAAGGACACTGTGAGAATCACGACAAGGAAAGCGTGTGAGCCTGGTCAGCCTACAGGAGTTGTTCTTGCTGCTGTCTCAACCACTTGGCTTCCATTCTCCCACGTTAAAGTCTTTGATCTTCTCCGTCATCAACATCACCACTCTCTG tTGGAGGTTTTGTTCAATGGAAGTTCACCCCATGAAGTAGCTCATATCGCCAATGGTTCTCAACCTGGAAACTGCATCTCTCTTCTTCGTATCAGT GTCTCGAGCAACTCATGGCATAACGTGGAGCTGATGCTTCAAGAGAGCTGCATTGATAACTCAGGCAGCTTAATCGTCTACTCCTCCGTCGACGTGGACTCAATCCAGCACGCTATGAACGGCGAAGATCCTTCCGGTATTCCGCTTTTGCCCCTAGGGTTCTCCATCATCCCCGTGAACTATCCCGATCAAGTCGAGGGTATTTCCGTCAACTCCCATCCTCTTCCGTCGTGTCTCCTCACAGTCGGGATTCAGGTCTTGGCTAGCAACGTCCCAACCGCGAAACCAAATCTCTCCACCGTCACAACCATCAACAACCATCTCTGCTCCATCGTCAATCAAATCACTTCTGTCCTTAGCAGCACTGTTGCTCCGTTGATCGAATCTTCTTCGGCCGGAGACGACGCCCTTGCCAACAAACAAGGG